In Musa acuminata AAA Group cultivar baxijiao chromosome BXJ3-9, Cavendish_Baxijiao_AAA, whole genome shotgun sequence, a single genomic region encodes these proteins:
- the LOC135650184 gene encoding dof zinc finger protein DOF3.7-like encodes MIQELLGGVMEERKNSYPGGLLIDPSPSSPTSPVSSKSRSSSSPSLSSITADHHQQQQQQQKNLRCPRCDSTNTKFCYYNNYNLTQPRHFCKTCRRYWTKGGALRNVPIGGGCRKTRAVAAIAAPGLCAKSAGATKTRPASPDLVLRSGLVGGLENELSSTLWPSPHPSHLISLLRSSSLQNPNTFLHSTPSLHLNSAIIDDDKTLLGSHTVADPGGTPNSHSPSLEALSQLALGASPWRNNNNNYSSSYHHHHHHHQQSQPQNDDMLLGVTPSSEIQDLYQKFKSSANYHNEQLQTVMSNVGSFGSSCSPTASLMTMAGTLTNATAPIMDHIPLSAGEFGNWNPGLAWSDLPTLNGAFH; translated from the coding sequence ATGATCCAAGAATTGTTGGGAGGGGTGATGGAGGAAAGGAAGAACTCTTATCCAGGAGGCCTTCTGATTGATCCCTCGCCCTCTTCTCCCACCTCTCCCGTATCTTCCAAGTCGCGGTCCTCATCGTCACCGTCTCTGTCATCGATCACCGCAGaccaccaccagcagcagcagcagcagcagaagaaccTGCGGTGCCCGCGTTGTGActccaccaacaccaagttctgctactacaacaactacaaccTGACCCAGCCACGCCACTTCTGCAAGACCTGCCGCCGGTACTGGACCAAGGGTGGCGCCCTCCGCAACGTCCCCATCGGCGGTGGCTGCCGCAAGACCAGGGCTGTGGCTGCCATTGCTGCTCCCGGGCTTTGTGCCAAGTCTGCAGGCGCCACCAAGACGAGGCCGGCGTCGCCCGACCTCGTCCTCAGGTCGGGTCTAGTCGGTGGACTGGAGAACGAGTTGTCGTCGACCCTGTGGCCTTCGCCACATCCATCCCACCTCATCTCCCTCTTGAGGTCCAGCAGTCTCCAAAACCCTAACACCTTCCTTCATTCTACGCCCAGCCTTCATCTTAACTCTGCTATAATTGACGATGATAAGACTCTGCTTGGTTCACACACGGTGGCCGATCCAGGAGGCACGCCGAATTCACACAGCCCAAGCTTGGAAGCCCTGAGTCAGCTTGCTTTAGGTGCTTCACCATGgagaaacaacaacaacaactactCTAGCtcataccaccaccaccaccaccatcaccagcAGTCACAGCCACAAAATGATGACATGTTGTTGGGTGTCACTCCAAGCTCAGAGATCCAAGACCTGTACCAAAAGTTCAAGTCCTCGGCTAATTACCATAACGAGCAGCTGCAGACGGTAATGAGCAACGTCGGTAGCTTTGGTTCTTCTTGTTCCCCCACAGCTTCGTTGATGACCATGGCTGGTACACTTACTAATGCTACGGCTCCTATCATGGATCACATCCCACTCTCTGCTGGTGAATTTGGCAACTGGAATCCGGGTTTGGCATGGTCTGATCTACCCACTCTTAACGGTGCATTCCACTAG